A single Denticeps clupeoides chromosome 7, fDenClu1.1, whole genome shotgun sequence DNA region contains:
- the spag9a gene encoding sperm associated antigen 9a isoform X2, whose translation MELEDGVVYQDDPATAAMMSERVSGLAGSIYREFERLIGKYDEDVVKELMPLVVAVLENLDSVFAENQEHEVELELLKEDNEQLITQYEREKALRKHAEEKFIEFEDSQEQEKKDLQNHVERMGSYSRQLELKIKNYVDQISRLEEREAELKKEYNSLHQRHTEMIHNYMEHVERIKLQQMSGLEASDTGTLGRIRKERPLSLGIFPASAGPPALTPDVHARGDTPGTDGWRFADANHPRSNASLKQLESGVSGMNRGTWGSSLADDCKDPAEDTWLLQDELSDVSRSATPMSTTASDVALDGDALDRNSKNVEVRAAPGTKSVSVEKDKSEVQAIIESTPELGMDLGGFRTSSTPTKGFENMAFDRNTDSLFEELSSAGSGLIGDVDEGADLLVKFSGMGREVENLIQENTQLLETKNALNVVKNDLIARLDELTCEKEVLQGELDTLLHAKSKLEEKNKDLEEEMKKTRAETEEAKQKNHEEDESDVPTAQRRRFTRVEMARVLMERNQYKERLMELQEAVRWTEMIRASRGNIDTAEKKKSSIWQFFSRLFSSSGPSNPARKQELVSSGNVKYNPPGSAMRKSSTFSQFPTEKSKTFDFLNDGMDPCASPLHRERKRSQYREVKAHVQKEDGRIQAHGWSLPGKSKVSNGGGQVENKNLPVPVYLRPLEQKDASMKLWCAAGVNLSGGKTRDVLPAMDGGTEIGNPKQRKGSQSSLDKLEQEEAEPVAQVEMSSQVWICTSTNTSTKVMVMDAVQPNTLLDSFYVCNSHVLCIASVPGVMETDYPAGEEVPQDAEAGQGEGSLTASMASTGSVGSDSGLIGISAIGCTAEGAGGGAQVVGAPPEQNPVQSTVDLSREASPGEDSVPTAEEATEATEDEEEDEGQTADAVGQPGIYTEHVFTDPLGTQPGQDASGGAAAQRDASLQQDGSVPASAEQDAALEEAQRMSSTLPTMWLGAQNGCLYVHSSVARWRKCLHAVKLKDSILNVVHVKGRVLVALSDGTLAIFHRGPDSQWDLTNYHLLDLGRPHHSIRCMAVVHDKVWCGYRNKIYIVHPKAMRIEKSFDAHPRKESQVRQLAWVADGIWVSIRLDSTLRLFHAHTFQHLQDVDIEPYVSKMLGTGRLGFSFVRITALMVSCSRLWVGTGNGVIISIPLSESNRSSGGAVTRPGSAVRVYADESGEGATPGAFVPYCSMAHAQLCFHGHRDAVKFFVAVPGQVVPPAAVDGGSDDITATDSHTPTPAKTVLVMSGGEGYIDFRMGDEGGDTEATSPEPLEPAMTHQMGGAKAERSHIIAWQVTLGSE comes from the exons ATGGAGCTGGAGGACGGCGTGGTGTACCAGGACGACCCGGCCACGGCGGCGATGATGTCGGAGCGGGTGTCGGGCCTGGCCGGCTCCATCTACCGCGAGTTCGAGCGCCTGATCGGCAAGTACGacgaggacgtggtgaaggagcTGATGCCGCTGGTGGTGGCGGTGCTGGAGAACCTGGACTCGGTGTTCGCGGAGAACCAGGAGCACGAGgtggagctggagctgctgaaggaggACAACGAGCAGCTGATCACGCAGTACGAGCGGGAGAAGGCGCTCCGCAAGCACGCCGAGGAG AAGTTCATCGAGTTTGAGGACTCgcaggagcaggagaagaaAGACCTTCAGAACCACGTGGAGAGGATGGGCTCCTACTCACGGCAGCTGGAGCTCAAGATCAAGAACTACGTGGACCAGA TCAGCCGGCTGGAGGAGCGCGAGGCCGAGCTGAAGAAGGAGTACAACTCCCTCCACCAGCGGCACACCGAG ATGATCCACAACTACATGGAGCACGTGGAGCGCATCAAGCTGCAGCAGATGAGCGGCCTGGAGGCGTCGGACACGGGGACGCTGGGCCGGATCCG GAAGGAGCGCCCCCTGTCGCTCGGGATATTCCCTGCGTCGGCGGGACCCCCGGCCCTCACGCCCGACGTCCACGCCCGAGGGGACACGCCGGGGACGGACGGCTGGAGGTTCGCCGATGCCAACCACCCGCGGTCCAATGCCAGTCTGAAG CAGCTGGAGTCGGGCGTATCTGGGATGAACAGGGGGACTTGGGGGAGTTCGCTGGCGGACGACTGCAAG GACCCTGCTGAGGACACGTGGCTGTTGCAGGACGAGCTGTCGGACGTCAGCCGCTCGGCCACGCCCATGTCCACCACCGCCTCGGACGTGGCCCTGGACGGAGATGCGCTGGACAGGAACAGTAAGAACGTGGAGGTGCGGGCCGCCCCCGGGACCAAGTCCGTCTCCGTCG AAAAGGACAAGTCTGAGGTTCAGGCCATCATCGAGTCCACACCTGAGCTGGGCATGGACCTCGGTGGCTTCAGAACGTCCAG cACACCCACGAAGGGGTTCGAGAACATGGCGTTCGACCGCAACACCGACTCTCTGTTTGAGGAACTGTCTTCTGCCGGTTCCGGCCTCATCGGTGACGTCGATGAAGGGGCGGATCTGCTGG TCAAGTTCTCCG GCATGGGCCGAGAAGTCGAGAACCTCATCCAGGAAAACACTCAGCTGCTGGAAACAAA GAACGCGCTGAACGTGGTGAAGAACGACCTGATCGCCCGCCTGGATGAGCTGACCTGCGAGAAGGAGGTCCTGCAGGGGGAGCTGGACACGCTCCTGCATGCCAAGAgcaagctggaggagaagaacaaggatctggaggaggagatgaagaa GACGCGTGCTGAGACGGAGGAGGCGAAGCAGAAGAACCACGAGGAGGACGAG AGTGACGTCCCCACCGCCCAGAGGAGGCGCTTCACCCGGGTGGAGATGGCCCGGGTGCTGATGGAGCGGAACCAGTACAAGGAGAGGCTGATGGAGCTGCAGGAGGCCGTCAGGTGGACGGAGATGATCCG agcGTCCAGGGGGAACATTGACACCGCGGAGAAGAAGAAGTCCAGCATCTGGCAGTT CTTCAGTCGCCTCTTCAGCTCGTCGGGCCCCAGTAACCCGGCGCGGAAGCAGGAGCTGGTCTCCAGCGGCAACGTCAAGTACAACCCGCCCGGCTCGGCCATGAGGAAGAGCAGCACGTTCTCCCAGTTCCCCACGGAGAAGTCCAAGACCTTCGACTTCCTCAATGACGG GATGGACCCGTGTGCGTCTCCGCTGCATCGCGAGCGGAAGAGGTCTCAGTACAGGGAGGTGAAGGCCCACGTGCAGAAGGAGGACGGACGAATTCAGGCGCACGGCTGGAGCCTCCCGGGCAAATCCAAG GTTTCTAATGGAGGAGGACAGGTGGAAAACAAGAACCTCCCTGTCCCTGTCTACCTGAGACCTCTGGAGCAGAAGGATGCTTCCATGAAG CTGTGGTGCGCCGCTGGTGTGAACCTGTCTGGCGGGAAAACCAGAGACGTTCTGCCTGCGATGGACGGAGGAACTGAGATTGGAAACCCCAAACAGAGGAAAGGTTCTCAGAGCAGCCTGGACAAGCTGGAGCAGGAG GAGGCCGAGCCGGTGGCCCAGGTGGAGATGTCCAGCCAGGTGTGGATCTGCACCAGCACAAACACTTCCACCAAGGTCATGGTCATGGACGCCGTGCAGCCCAACACACTGCTGGACAGCTTCTACGTCTGCAACTCCCACGTCCTGTGCATCGCCAGCGTTCCCG GCGTCATGGAAACGGACTACCCGGCTGGAGAAGAAGTTCCCCAGGACGCGGAGGCGGGGCAAGGGGAGGGGTCTCTGACGGCCAGCATGGCCAGTACCGGCTCTGTGGGCAGCGACAGCGGCCTGATTGGCATCTCAGCGATTGGCTGCACTGCAGAGGGGGCCGGGGGCGGGGCCCAGGTCGTAGGGGCTCCACCCGAGCAAAACCCCGTCCAGAGCACAG TGGACCTGTCCAGAGAGGCCAGCCCGGGAGAGGACAGCGTACCCACGGCAGAGGAGGCCACCGAGGCCAccgaggacgaggaggaagacgaaGGCCAGACTGCAGACGCAGTCGGGCAGCCCGGCATCTACACCGAGCACGTTTTCACCGACCCGCTGGGAACCCAGCCCGGCCAGGACGCGtccggcggcgcggcggcgcaGAG GGACGCGTCGCTGCAGCAGGACGGCAGCGTCCCTGCGAGCGCCGAGCAGGATGCGGCCCTGGAAGAAGCCCAGCGGATGAGCAGCACCCTGCCCACCATGTGGCTGGGCGCCCAGAATGGCTG TTTATACGTTCACTCGTCGGTGGCGCGCTGGAGGAAGTGTCTTCACGCCGTCAAGCTGAAGGACTCCATTCTCAATGTTGT CCACGTGAAAGGCCGGGTTCTGGTGGCCCTGTCTGACGGAACGCTGGCCATCTTCCACAGGGGTCCAG ACAGCCAGTGGGATCTGACCAACTACCACCTGCTGGACCTGGGCAGGCCTCACCACTCCATCCGCTGCATGGCGGTCGTCCACGACAAGGTGTGGTGTGGCTACAGGAATAAGATCTACATCGTGCACCCCAAAGCCATGCGGATCGag aagtcgTTCGACGCCCACCCTCGGAAGGAGAGTCAGGTGCGCCAGCTGGCCTGGGTGGCCGACGGGATCTGGGTGTCCATCCGGCTGGACTCCACCCTCCGCCTCTTCCATGCCCACACCTTCCAGCACCTGCAGGACGTGGACATCGAGCCCTACGTCAGCAAGATGCTCG GAACAGGGAGGCTGGGCTTCTCTTTCGTCCGGATCACAGCGCTGATGGTGTCCTGTAGCCGCCTGTGGGTCGGAACCGGGAACGGCGTCATCATCTCCATCCCGCTGTCAGAAT CCAATAGATCTTCGGGCGGCGCTGTGACCCGGCCCGGCAGCGCGGTCCGCGTCTACGCCGACGAGAGCGGCGAGGGGGCCACGCCCGGAGCGTTCGTGCCGTACTGCTCCATGGCACACGCCCAGCTCTGTTTCCATGGACACCGGGACGCAGTGAAGTTTTTTGTTGCCGTTCCAG GTCAGGTAGTTCCCCCAGCAGCAGTAGATGGGGGCTCTGATGACATCACGGCGACGGACTCCCACACTCCGACACCGGCGAAGACGGTCCTGGTGATGAGTGGAGGGGAGGGTTACATCGATTTCAGGatgg gaGATGAGGGTGGGGACACAGAGGCCACCAGCCCGGAACCTCTGGAACCCGCCATGACTCACCAAATGGGTGGGGCCAAGGCTGAGCGCAGCCACATCATCGCCTGGCAGGTGACTCTCGGCAGCGAGTGA